One Trachemys scripta elegans isolate TJP31775 chromosome 4, CAS_Tse_1.0, whole genome shotgun sequence genomic region harbors:
- the SNAPC1 gene encoding snRNA-activating protein complex subunit 1 isoform X1 gives MSTVVSLCLGRPGEAGGGMSWVSGLQTDCEALLSSFQETDNVRFEVFSGLWRERRFHTIFHGQTRPLEKNKFTQKALDLAWRYFLPPYTFQIRVGALYLLYGLYSTQLCKPKQKIRIALKEWLEVQRFQQDLINAQHYDAAYIFRKLRLDKAFHFTAMPKLLSFRTKKKMRGTELKEEFKELSNRVSRLITNEVLEEMMNVHDHYQKMKCLISTDKSQPDKALSLIKDEFVINIKNTILEYQQWQQDKMKSSSKAKDSEEMTDKKEGGTSQDSEGSERASALAKIKYKSYNAVAEASKSRRHRQVKLESSESGSDQGKMKTPRCKRSRERSQLTQKRNSLETKAIKKEAVTRNRRMPVITEEENSSEEDLPRPKRKRTR, from the exons ATGAGCACTGTGGTCTCGCTCTGCCTAGGCCGGCCTGGGGAAGCGGGCGGCGGGATGAGCTGGGTCTCGGGGCTGCAGACGGATTGCGAGGCGCTGCTGAGCAGCTTCCAGGAGACGGATAATGTCCGCTTCGAGGTGTTCTCCGGCCTGTGGCGGGAGCGCCGcttccacaccatcttcca TGGTCAAACAAGGCCTTTAGAGAAGAATAAGTTTACACAGAAGGCGTTGGATCTGGCATGGCGATACTTCTTGCCTCCTTATACTTTCCAGATTCGTGTTGGTGCTCTGTATCTTCTGTATGGATTGTATAGTACGCAACTCTGTAAGCCAAAACAAAAG ATCAGAATTGCACTCAAGGAGTGGCTTGAAGTTCAGAGGTTTCAACAGGATCTGATAAATGCCCAGCATTATGATGCAGCGTATATATTTAGGAAGCTGAGACTAGACAAAGCATTTCACTTTACAGCAATGCCCAAACTA CTGTCCTTCAGAACTAAGAAAAAGATGCGGGGAACTGAACTTAAAGAGGAATTTAAGGAGCTAAGTAACCGAGTAAGCAGGCTCATCACTAATGAGGTGTTGGAG GAAATGATGAATGTTCATGACCACTATCAGAAAATGAAGTGTCTGATCTCCACTGACAAATCCCAGCCGGACAAGGCTTTGAGCTTGATAAAGGATGAATTTGTAATTAATATTAAGAATACGATTTTGGAATATCAGCAATGGCAACAGGACAAAATG AAATCCTCCTCAAAGGCTAAAGATAGTGAAGAAATGACTGACAAAAAGGAAGGAGGGACTTCTCAAGACTCAGAA GGTTCTGAAAGAGCAAGTGCACTGGCTAAAATCAAATACAAGTCCTATAATGCAGTTGCTGAG GCCTCCAAATCAAGAAGGCACCGTCAAGTTAAACTAGAATCTTCTGAATCTGGGTCTGATCAGGGAAAAATGAAAACCCCCAGGTGTAAAAGAAGCAGAGAGCGGTCACAGTTGACACAGAAGAGAAACTCATTGGAAACCAAAG CAATAAAGAAGGAAGCTGTTACTCGGAATCGTAGGATGCCTGTAATCACAGAAGAAGAGAATTCCAGTGAAGAAG
- the SNAPC1 gene encoding snRNA-activating protein complex subunit 1 isoform X2, translated as MSTVVSLCLGRPGEAGGGMSWVSGLQTDCEALLSSFQETDNVRFEVFSGLWRERRFHTIFHGQTRPLEKNKFTQKALDLAWRYFLPPYTFQIRVGALYLLYGLYSTQLCKPKQKIRIALKEWLEVQRFQQDLINAQHYDAAYIFRKLRLDKAFHFTAMPKLLSFRTKKKMRGTELKEEFKELSNRVSRLITNEVLEEMMNVHDHYQKMKCLISTDKSQPDKALSLIKDEFVINIKNTILEYQQWQQDKMKSSSKAKDSEEMTDKKEGGTSQDSEGSERASALAKIKYKSYNAVAEASKSRRHRQVKLESSESGSDQGKMKTPRCKRSRERSQLTQKRNSLETKVKKEAVTRNRRMPVITEEENSSEEDLPRPKRKRTR; from the exons ATGAGCACTGTGGTCTCGCTCTGCCTAGGCCGGCCTGGGGAAGCGGGCGGCGGGATGAGCTGGGTCTCGGGGCTGCAGACGGATTGCGAGGCGCTGCTGAGCAGCTTCCAGGAGACGGATAATGTCCGCTTCGAGGTGTTCTCCGGCCTGTGGCGGGAGCGCCGcttccacaccatcttcca TGGTCAAACAAGGCCTTTAGAGAAGAATAAGTTTACACAGAAGGCGTTGGATCTGGCATGGCGATACTTCTTGCCTCCTTATACTTTCCAGATTCGTGTTGGTGCTCTGTATCTTCTGTATGGATTGTATAGTACGCAACTCTGTAAGCCAAAACAAAAG ATCAGAATTGCACTCAAGGAGTGGCTTGAAGTTCAGAGGTTTCAACAGGATCTGATAAATGCCCAGCATTATGATGCAGCGTATATATTTAGGAAGCTGAGACTAGACAAAGCATTTCACTTTACAGCAATGCCCAAACTA CTGTCCTTCAGAACTAAGAAAAAGATGCGGGGAACTGAACTTAAAGAGGAATTTAAGGAGCTAAGTAACCGAGTAAGCAGGCTCATCACTAATGAGGTGTTGGAG GAAATGATGAATGTTCATGACCACTATCAGAAAATGAAGTGTCTGATCTCCACTGACAAATCCCAGCCGGACAAGGCTTTGAGCTTGATAAAGGATGAATTTGTAATTAATATTAAGAATACGATTTTGGAATATCAGCAATGGCAACAGGACAAAATG AAATCCTCCTCAAAGGCTAAAGATAGTGAAGAAATGACTGACAAAAAGGAAGGAGGGACTTCTCAAGACTCAGAA GGTTCTGAAAGAGCAAGTGCACTGGCTAAAATCAAATACAAGTCCTATAATGCAGTTGCTGAG GCCTCCAAATCAAGAAGGCACCGTCAAGTTAAACTAGAATCTTCTGAATCTGGGTCTGATCAGGGAAAAATGAAAACCCCCAGGTGTAAAAGAAGCAGAGAGCGGTCACAGTTGACACAGAAGAGAAACTCATTGGAAACCAAAG TAAAGAAGGAAGCTGTTACTCGGAATCGTAGGATGCCTGTAATCACAGAAGAAGAGAATTCCAGTGAAGAAG